A region from the Lysobacter sp. BMK333-48F3 genome encodes:
- a CDS encoding S8 family peptidase — protein sequence MLAFRNYGRTRLSSFIAVTLLAAPYSALAGQAITSGLENGTPYDGFIVKYRTGSPERANVAEARSMLAQAGQGAIGPQALALNHARRLAIGADWFRASRKLNPAQAEALMRKIAADPDVEYVQLNTRMYPVLTPNDTHYARQWAFSGANGIRAERAWDRATGRGVVVAVLDTGITDHADLNPNVLPGYDFVSDAANARDGDGRDDDPADQGDWNDEFECDQPGYDARARNSSWHGTHVAGTVAASTNNAVGVAGTAFNASIVPVRVLAKCGGTLADIADAIAWASGGAVAGIPANANPAEVINMSLGGGGGCSRVYQDAIDAAVARGTTVVAAAGNYSMDVADFQPASCANVIAVASTDSDGNASWFSNFGAGIDIAAPGGDVISTYNSGRTVPGAAAYSAMSGTSMAAPHVAGVVALAQSVAAVPQTPAQMEALITANATPFAAPQDQAVGAGILNAQAVVDAVAPRQGWYLYRNTLVTLSQAGQAQCVTPRGNATGCRQLDRTDRAYLLQLAAEANANGSLLTCGSPVYDATWGAVPSDPTHWCNAFPRERPALRAL from the coding sequence ATGCTTGCTTTCAGGAACTACGGCCGTACCCGTCTTTCGAGCTTCATCGCCGTCACGTTGCTGGCCGCGCCTTATTCGGCGCTCGCCGGACAGGCGATCACCTCCGGACTGGAGAACGGCACGCCTTACGACGGCTTCATCGTCAAATACCGGACGGGCAGCCCCGAGCGCGCCAATGTCGCAGAGGCCAGGAGCATGCTGGCTCAAGCGGGCCAGGGCGCGATCGGGCCCCAGGCGTTGGCGCTGAACCACGCCCGCCGGCTGGCGATCGGCGCCGACTGGTTCAGAGCCTCGCGCAAGCTCAATCCGGCCCAGGCGGAAGCGCTCATGCGCAAGATCGCCGCCGATCCCGACGTGGAGTACGTGCAACTCAACACCCGCATGTACCCGGTGCTGACTCCGAACGACACGCACTACGCACGCCAATGGGCATTCTCCGGGGCCAACGGCATCCGCGCCGAACGCGCATGGGACCGCGCCACCGGCCGAGGCGTGGTGGTCGCTGTACTGGACACCGGCATCACCGACCATGCGGACCTCAACCCCAATGTCCTGCCCGGCTACGACTTCGTCAGCGATGCCGCCAACGCGCGCGACGGCGACGGGCGCGACGACGACCCCGCCGACCAAGGCGACTGGAACGACGAATTCGAATGCGACCAACCCGGCTACGATGCGCGCGCCCGCAATTCGAGCTGGCATGGAACCCACGTCGCCGGCACCGTCGCCGCAAGCACCAACAACGCCGTCGGCGTGGCCGGCACCGCGTTCAACGCAAGCATCGTTCCGGTCCGCGTTCTGGCCAAATGCGGCGGCACCCTCGCGGACATCGCCGACGCGATCGCCTGGGCGTCCGGAGGCGCGGTCGCGGGGATACCGGCCAACGCCAACCCGGCCGAGGTGATCAATATGAGCCTGGGCGGAGGCGGCGGCTGCTCGCGCGTCTACCAGGACGCGATCGACGCGGCGGTCGCTCGCGGCACCACGGTCGTCGCGGCGGCCGGCAACTACTCCATGGACGTCGCCGACTTCCAGCCGGCCAGTTGCGCGAATGTCATCGCCGTGGCTTCCACCGACAGCGACGGCAACGCCTCGTGGTTCAGCAACTTCGGCGCCGGCATCGACATCGCTGCGCCCGGCGGCGACGTCATCTCGACCTACAACAGCGGCCGTACGGTACCCGGCGCCGCGGCCTATTCCGCCATGAGCGGAACATCGATGGCCGCCCCCCACGTCGCCGGCGTCGTCGCCCTGGCCCAATCCGTCGCCGCCGTTCCGCAGACGCCGGCGCAGATGGAAGCGCTGATCACCGCCAACGCGACGCCGTTCGCGGCGCCACAGGATCAAGCGGTCGGCGCGGGCATCCTCAACGCCCAAGCCGTGGTCGACGCCGTGGCGCCCCGCCAAGGCTGGTACCTCTACCGCAATACACTGGTGACGCTTAGCCAGGCCGGGCAGGCGCAATGCGTCACTCCCCGCGGCAACGCGACCGGCTGTCGCCAACTCGACCGCACGGATCGGGCCTACCTGCTCCAGTTGGCGGCGGAAGCCAACGCGAACGGCAGCCTCTTGACCTGCGGCAGCCCCGTCTACGACGCCACCTGGGGCGCGGTGCCGTCGGACCCGACGCATTGGTGCAACGCCTTCCCGCGCGAACGGCCGGCGCTGCGAGCGCTGTAA